Proteins from a genomic interval of Trichoderma breve strain T069 chromosome 2, whole genome shotgun sequence:
- a CDS encoding etoposide-induced protein 2.4 (EI24) domain-containing protein, with the protein MAESPHREEKLRNRVVDSISRRAENALKEDYGKARVMASDAVQSQAYLYPIKGIFYFLAHRSLWQPLIDRIIPYGTLTVSVIAAMFTFTYLPQLAVLLLFNGPLAVYSTVLLTLNESSILIHMISRTWILQEALMDTFDGTLVSRNATAVVQQGREVKPGSDPMKKLGKVFKKRFDKMSLTSMVRYFMYLPLNFIPVVGTITFIFLHGKHRGKVVHSRYFTLKNWSESQRTQWLNNHTGAYASFGVVATLLEMIPVASIFFSYTNTVGAALWAADIESQNNAMVKETAPNLRQAAENAKEL; encoded by the exons ATGGCTGAATCACCGcacagagaagagaagctgcgcaATCGCGTCGTCGATTCCATCAGCAGGAGGGCCGAGAATGCTCT CAAGGAGGACTACGGGAAAGCGAGGGTCATGGCCTCGGATGCCGTCCAGAGCCAGGCATACCTCTATCCCATCAAG GGCATCTTCTATTTCCTCGCTCACCGAAGTTTATGGCAGCCGCTGATTGACCGAATTATCCCTTATGGCACGCTCACAGTCTCCGTCATTGCTGCCATGTTTACCTTTACGTACCTACCACAGCTTGCagttcttttgctcttcaatGGCCCATTGGCTGTGTATTCAACAGTTTTGCTCACACTCAACGAGAGTTCCATCCTCATTCACATGATTTCCCGCACTTGGATACTCCAGGAAGCACTCATGGACACCTTTGACGGAACACTGGTTTCGAGAAACGCAACGGCCGTTGTCCAACAAGGTCGAGAGGTGAAACCTGGTAGTGACCCCATGAAGAAGTTAGGCAAGGTGTTCAAGAAGCGGTTCGATAAAATGAGCCTCACTTCAATGGTCCGATATTTCATGTACCTGCCTCTCAACTTTATCCCCGTCGTGGGCACcattacttttatttttctgcATG GTAAACACAGAGGCAAGGTTGTACACAGTCGA TACTTTACACTCAAGAACTGGTCCGAGTCACAGAGGACACAGTGGCTCAATAATCACACTGGAGCTTATGCATC CTTTGGCGTCGTTGCGACTCTTTTGGAGATGATCCCCGTGgcgtccatcttcttctcctacACAAACACCG TTGGTGCTGCCCTTTGGGCTGCTGATATTGAATCGCAAAACAACGCCATGGTCAAGGAGACTGCCCCAAATCTCAGGCAGGCGGCTGAGAACGCGAAAGAACTTTAG
- a CDS encoding l-rhamnose mutarotase domain-containing protein — protein sequence MWQPSDESSPSPNPPQGHSRTLSMKQKNPGRWFAQTVKLKKDRVEEYKACHAKVWPEVLKQIKDCNIEDYSIYYDDEMGLLFGTFRYIGYDYAGDMEKMAANPKVREWWKMTDAMQESLVKGAVSSEAGEPSWWRPLEQVFFQP from the exons ATGTGGCAGCCAAGCGACGAatcatcgccctcgcccAACCCCCCTCAGGGCCACAGCAGGACGTTGtcgatgaagcagaagaaccCAGGACGCTGGTTTGCGCAGACGgtcaagctcaagaaggacCGCGTGGAGGAATACAAGGCCTGCCACGCCAAAGTGTGGCCCGAGGTGTTGAAGCAGATCAAGGACTGCAACATTGAAGACT ACAGCATTTActacgacgacgagatggGCCTGCTCTTTGGCACGTTCAGGTACATTGGCTACGACTACGCGGGAgacatggagaagatggctgCGAATCCCAAGGTGCGCGAGTGGTGGAAGATGACGGACGCCATGCAGGAGAGTCTGGTCAAGGGCGCTGTGAGCTCGGAGGCGGGAGAGCCGTCGTGGTGGAGGCCGTTGGAGCAGGTGTTTTTCCAGCCTTAA